A part of Escherichia marmotae genomic DNA contains:
- a CDS encoding Rha family transcriptional regulator translates to MNYPTIVDGIDFKELVFITNNDPVTDSFMVAKVFRKRHDNVVRDVERTIAACPEEFDTKLNFEVCYKNNELQNGKPQKFYRLRKDGLMLLVMSYTKKEAMRIKIAYINAFNWMYAMLQVGHRQFEEERNAVMLEYMKEKDVASMSGRLLNRWGKIKKPQLLARIERLEQHGQTVIPGLTN, encoded by the coding sequence ATGAATTATCCAACTATCGTTGACGGCATTGATTTCAAAGAACTGGTTTTTATTACCAACAATGACCCTGTCACCGATTCATTTATGGTGGCGAAAGTATTTCGTAAGCGACATGACAACGTTGTGCGTGATGTAGAAAGAACTATCGCTGCTTGTCCTGAAGAGTTTGATACAAAACTCAATTTTGAGGTTTGCTATAAAAACAATGAGTTACAGAATGGTAAGCCACAAAAATTCTATCGGCTACGTAAGGATGGGTTGATGCTTTTGGTTATGTCCTACACCAAAAAAGAAGCAATGCGTATCAAAATTGCTTACATCAACGCATTCAACTGGATGTACGCCATGCTTCAGGTTGGTCATCGTCAATTTGAAGAAGAGAGAAATGCCGTAATGCTGGAGTACATGAAAGAGAAGGATGTTGCCAGCATGTCAGGTCGCCTGCTCAATCGCTGGGGAAAAATTAAGAAGCCTCAGCTACTGGCGAGAATTGAACGCCTTGAACAGCACGGGCAAACCGTAATCCCCGGACTCACTAATTAA
- a CDS encoding Gp49 family protein has product MNDQQIEKEIVEKGKTAPRITPQHIEDVIKSEHYFTAYDGRNGAISSNEYCGREKPEEGDRDLSPLKLLTFCVLVLKNGFTVTGESACASPENFDAEIGRKIARQNAVNKIWMLEGYLLKQKLSEQ; this is encoded by the coding sequence ATGAACGACCAGCAAATCGAAAAAGAAATCGTTGAGAAAGGCAAAACGGCACCGCGAATCACCCCGCAGCACATCGAAGACGTGATTAAAAGCGAGCATTACTTTACTGCTTATGATGGACGAAATGGTGCCATTTCCAGCAACGAATATTGTGGCAGGGAAAAACCAGAAGAAGGCGATCGTGATTTATCACCATTGAAGTTGCTCACTTTCTGCGTACTGGTGCTGAAGAATGGCTTCACCGTCACCGGAGAGAGTGCCTGTGCAAGCCCGGAAAACTTTGATGCAGAAATTGGTCGGAAGATTGCCCGGCAAAATGCTGTAAACAAAATCTGGATGCTCGAAGGTTACTTGCTGAAGCAGAAGCTAAGCGAACAGTAG
- a CDS encoding DUF2560 family protein — MAEIIPMTEEQKFQLEIYKLVMNQNAAAEEAFQFIGTDELKLELFKIHFQSGGANPDFTSRTIEAVRKSKEALDLFTTGA; from the coding sequence ATGGCAGAGATTATTCCCATGACTGAAGAACAGAAATTCCAGCTAGAGATTTACAAACTGGTCATGAACCAGAACGCAGCCGCAGAGGAAGCATTTCAGTTCATTGGCACTGACGAGCTGAAGCTTGAGCTATTCAAAATTCACTTCCAGTCAGGCGGTGCAAATCCAGACTTCACATCTCGCACTATCGAAGCGGTGCGTAAATCGAAGGAAGCGTTAGACCTGTTCACCACCGGAGCATGA